The DNA region AGAAACAAATCATTCAAACCAAAAAATctcaatttatgtcattttatttGTTACTTACGATGacaataaatgatattatttggtttatttacgGTATCTTTGTCAACGTTATGTTCACAGTAGTGagttcatttttcttaattttacgaactaataattatttttctcaattttacggactaataattatttttctcaattttttgttgttgttgttcataTCATATTCCAAACGTTGTTGGTGTCCTGTTTGGTGTTGTACAAATGATAGTGTACATGATCTACAAAGATGGACTACAACTGAATCTTCCCATAGTGAACAACAACGCCAACGTCGAGGGAAACACAGAGGAGGGAATAGCTAAGGGAGAGGTCGAGGAGGGAGGCGTCGAGGCCTTGTAGTTAACCAATTTATACATGTACTTATTTCTAGAATTGCATTATTATCCTTACTTATTAGCCTTGTGTTCATGTTTGTATCGTGTCGATTTGTGATTGTGTCATTGCCCGACTCTATTCCAGATGATATAAAAGGTCGGGCTATCGAATTATAAACAAGAAAaattgaagattagtatttaTTTCACATTATTCTTTATCAATTATCATTTTacagttatttaaaaatttagagcTAGGTATTCTTGAAAAAAAACATCAAGTTCGCAGAGTAGCTAAGAGGAAATTGAGGCAACGGAAAGCTGGGGGATTTCACATAGTTGAATTGAGTGAGGCTTATTTAGTTGATGTGGTGGTGCAGAATGTTGAGGATCACATGGGTGAGAGGAATACCATGAATGATATACTATTGCTAGACGACCAAGAAAAAATAGCATTAATATAACTATAGTTGCagaaaaagaaatatgaatatatatgatGATTTAACAAAATGATTGTCAATTTTTAGTCGTGTCATCTCGTGTTTGTGTCGTGTCAACCCACAAACCGAGTATGATAATTTTGTATCGGGTTAATTCGTAGCAATATCGTGGTCGatccttttatttaattttaaagactCATTTGTGTGCTTGTAATACATTTTCTCAAACTTTTACAGAAACAAgtcattcaaacaaaaaattccCAATGTATGTCATTTCATTTGTTACTTATGTTAACTCTAacaataaatgatattatttggtttatttatgGCATCCTCATCAATGTTATGTTCATAGCGGTGAgttcatttttctcaatttgacggattaataattatttttcacaatttgacggattaagaattatttttctcattttttttgtttttgttaatatcATATTCCAATCGTTGTTGGTGTCCTGTTTGGAGTTGTACAAATAATCGTGTACATGATCTACAAAGATGGACTGCAACCGAGTTTTTCCATAGTGAACAACAACGCCAACACCGAGGAGGAAATAGTCAAGGAAGAGGTCGAGGAGGGAGACGTCGAGGCCTCGTAGTTAACCAATTTATGCATGTACTTATTTCTTGAATTTCATTATTATCCTTACTTATTAGCCTTGTATTCATATTTGTATCGTGTCGATTTGTGATTGTGTCTTTGCCCAACTCTATTCCAGATGATATAAATGTTCGGGCATCGAATTATAAACAAGAAAAATTGGAGATTGGTATTTATTTCACATTATTCTTTATCaattacaattttaaagttattcaaaattttacacGGGTGAGAGGAATATCATGAATGATATAATATTGTTAGACGACCaagaaaaaatagtattaatataaatattagttgtataaaaagaaatatgaatatatgatgATTGAACAAAATGATTGTGTCAATTTGTAATCGTGTCGTCTCGTGTTTATGTCGTGTCAACCCACAAACCGAGTGTGATAATTTTGTATCGGGTTATTCCGTAGGAATATTGTGGTCAAtccttttgtttaattttaaagacTCATTTATGTGCTTGTAATACATTTTCCCCACAATTTTACAGAAACAAGTCATTCAAACCAAAAAATctcaatttatgtcattttactTGTTACTTACGATGACAATAAATGacattatttggtttattttacGGCCTCTTCGTCAATGTTATGTTCACAACTGTGagttcatttttcttaattttatagactaataattatttttctcaatttgacgaactaataattatttttctcaattttttattgttgttcatATCATATTCCAAACGTTGTTGGTGTCCTGTTTGGTGTTGTACAAATGATAGTGTACATGATCTACAAAGATGGACTGCAACCGAATCTTCCCATAGTGAACAACAACGACAACGTCGAGGGAAACACCGAGGAGGGAATAGCCAAGGGAGAGGTTGAAGAGGGAGACGTCGAGACCTTGTAGTTAActaatttattcatttactAATTTCTAGAATTGCATTATTATCCTTACTTATTAGCCTTGTTTTCATGTTTGTATCGTGTCGATTTGTGATTGTTTTATTGCCTCACTCTATTTTAGATGATGTAAGAGGTCTGGTTATCGAATTACAAACAAGAAAAATTGGagattagtatttattttacattattctttatcaattatcattttatagttatttaaaattttacatggGTGAGAGAAATCTCattaatgatataatattgCTAGACGACAAGAAAAATAGCATTAATATAACTATTAGTtgcaaaaaagaaatataaatatacgaTGATTAAACAAAATGATTGTGTCGTGTCAACTCACAAATCAAGTATGATAATTTTGTATGGTGTTGTTCAATAGTAATATTATTCATCATTCATATTAGagtgtttttaactttattgttACATACATAAATCAAGAAATTGATGGAGTCATCCTGTAATTGAACCATTAAATTTACGTAACAAAAACAAGTTAGGAGTGAACCCGAATTGGGACTTAACTAGATCAAATTCCACGAATATTTCCTCCATCTGGAAAGCCCCAATCACCATTGCCTCTTCCATCGTTTTCCCACCATCAATGAAAGCCATACACGCCAAAGTATCGTTAATGTTATCTCTATAAACCGTTTGCATGGTATTCGAGAAATATGTCCAATTCTTCCCATTGGCCAAGCTTAGTTCCACCTTAGGAGCTCCTATATAACCCCCCAAAGGATTGAGAACTAGATCGCTCGCATTGAAACAAAGATCGAATTGCTTCACAGCTCTAACTGGAATTTTGCCTTCCATTGCCTCCAAGAATGTTTTGCGAAAAGCAAGAAATATATCGCTCCTCAAGGTGGTATATAACACGATTGTGCTTATTCTCACGCCTCCAAGCCCGGTGGTGTAGTTAATATCAAAGGAACTTGCTTGAATAGGAATTTGGTGCAATTCCGAACTTCCAATTGATATGGCTTGTACCCCGATGTAGTAACCGTTTGTTGTTGATAATGAGTTTTGTAGTAACTGTGTGTAGGTGAAAAAGATCGTAACATCATGAAGCTTATCCGCATAATAGACAATGTAATAAGGTCCACCACCGAAGAATATTATGCCGTGTGGATAACGAACACTGGGAAGGACGAATGCAAATTTCTTGGAAAATTGGTACTGTGATGCAAATTGAGATGGAATGGATAAGGGCGCTTTTGAGAGCCCAACAAATTGACCGGTTCTGTTATAGAATTGAGTGGCCCTAAGCTCAGATGGGATACAAGCCgcataaatttgtttgaaagaaGTTATTTTAAAAGGCCAATGCCCGGTCTGATTGAAAAAGAAGTAGTATTGGTACGACAGATCAGTTTGATGACACGTTTTGGGAACCGGATTCACCAATGCAACTTTACAAGGGCACAAACGTTCTTGCTGATCTTTCTTTAAAGGGCACAATCTGGAAGGCCACGAATGGGCTAAGGAACATGCTTGTTTTGGACAAGGTTGGTGAAAAACATGCCACTTATCACAACGAGTCCATAGAAAATCGGAGTCGAGATCCATAATGTAATCTTCTCCATTGATATTCATATAGTAAAAAGGAGGTATTCCCTCTTTGACAATGGTTGCAGATACACTTTTGTTTAGAGTATTGTTTCTAGCAAAGACAATATTGTTTGAAACAATTGAGAGGAACATCAAGAATATGATAAGATCAAGTCGGGTTCCTATAAATGCCATTTTGTTTGAAAGTTAGTATAAGATCATGTCCATGCATTATACATATAGGATCCCAATTGTTGACTATTTTGAGGCTGGCTCTTAATTCAAGTAACCAACTAGCTAAGCCAGCTTTGAGATGAGACTTCCTAATGTTTTAAATGAAGCAACATATAGTATAATTAAGTAAATGTAATTTTGacttaacaaacaaaaattaaatatttggcCAGGTCAAAAGTTGACTTCATTAATGAATATTGGATCCAAGTCACCAATATGcacatataaaataaacaaaaaaattgaattaaaaaaaaaatgagcctttttttaattaagatgtTCCTTTTTATATAGAGTAATTAAGTAACATAAGATCTCATATTGCAAATGGAGTTACTATTATTTAGGGGTTATTATACTCTaaacaaacatttttaatatatttttattttattaattacattattaaatagttatataataattaaaatattgatagcCATAAAATGTAATCATAAATAGATATATCATTAACATTTACATCTTAActtatactattattataataccACAATTATTATATGATGTAATaggtataatataattttattaataataaaaactaaaggaaaaatatattgtttttgtttatatattaaataaacaattatatttctaattatataactatttatttatcatataaatatgaatGTCGACATGAAGTTCCTCTAACAAGTTTCAATTTAGATTTTACagatattagttataatattttaattgataacaAAATTgtttctaaaatcaattaacATGTGGTGTGATACTGTAATGATTATCACGTAAGTTTTACACACTAAAGAtctcacataaaaaaaatactaaattaaagttcagaaaaagaaattaactaaccaaattcaaattacattaaatacaatataaagGGTGCTAATATCAAGATCTATCTGTCTTGTTGATTTGAGTTTGGACAACTCAtgcaataatttgttttaaaaaaaatatgatttatgttaggttctggtgaattgaaattttggctaagtttgttaagttcttaatttttttttttaattctttatttgCTTCTCTAATTCATAGAATAAGGGTAAAACTTATGTTTATTTATcgttatattcataattttcatgttatttttttagtatatctCAACTCGAATTCACATGTATCTTTCACCATGGATAGTTTTAATGTTATgtgtttaatttattgaaaCAGTTTATTATTGTAAAGAGTTTATCTATTCATCTTTaccaaatttagattttttttacaaaatatt from Impatiens glandulifera chromosome 5, dImpGla2.1, whole genome shotgun sequence includes:
- the LOC124939439 gene encoding gamma conglutin 1-like; protein product: MAFIGTRLDLIIFLMFLSIVSNNIVFARNNTLNKSVSATIVKEGIPPFYYMNINGEDYIMDLDSDFLWTRCDKWHVFHQPCPKQACSLAHSWPSRLCPLKKDQQERLCPCKVALVNPVPKTCHQTDLSYQYYFFFNQTGHWPFKITSFKQIYAACIPSELRATQFYNRTGQFVGLSKAPLSIPSQFASQYQFSKKFAFVLPSVRYPHGIIFFGGGPYYIVYYADKLHDVTIFFTYTQLLQNSLSTTNGYYIGVQAISIGSSELHQIPIQASSFDINYTTGLGGVRISTIVLYTTLRSDIFLAFRKTFLEAMEGKIPVRAVKQFDLCFNASDLVLNPLGGYIGAPKVELSLANGKNWTYFSNTMQTVYRDNINDTLACMAFIDGGKTMEEAMVIGAFQMEEIFVEFDLVKSQFGFTPNLFLLRKFNGSITG